The Mammaliicoccus sciuri genome window below encodes:
- a CDS encoding NRAMP family divalent metal transporter, with protein MKQNKGYQELNQPFEITNKHRRILWGAVFLMATSSIGPAFLTQTAVFTEQFLASFAFAILASILIDVGAQINIWRVITVVGKGGQDIANDVFKGLGTFIAILIAIGGLAFNIGNVAGAGLGLNAIFGLDVRIGAGITGVLAILIFVVKNAQKVVDIITQILGVLMIAIVAYVMVLTKPPVVEAAQKMIVPDDISKLIVPIITLVGGTVGGYITFAGAHRLLEAGITGKGYIQFVNRASISGILTTGIMRTFLFLAVLGVVVTGFALNPENPPASVFEHVLGPVGKQVFGVVLFAAALSSVIGCAYTSTTFIQSLHPSIKNHRNLVIIIFIVVSSIIFLTIGKPVKLLIIAGALNGLILPVTLGTILIASKKKSIVGDYKHPTWMIVLGVVAVLTTIIAGVLSLQGLQSLWNS; from the coding sequence ATGAAGCAAAATAAAGGGTATCAGGAGTTAAATCAACCGTTTGAAATAACAAATAAACATAGAAGAATTCTATGGGGTGCAGTATTCTTAATGGCTACTTCATCTATTGGACCAGCATTCTTGACTCAAACGGCAGTTTTTACTGAGCAATTTCTTGCAAGCTTTGCATTTGCAATACTTGCATCTATTCTGATTGATGTCGGTGCACAAATTAATATTTGGCGTGTTATCACAGTTGTAGGTAAAGGTGGACAAGATATCGCGAATGATGTGTTTAAGGGGTTAGGTACATTTATCGCAATATTAATCGCTATTGGTGGGCTAGCATTTAACATCGGTAACGTTGCAGGGGCTGGACTAGGACTTAATGCGATATTCGGTTTAGATGTAAGAATTGGTGCAGGTATTACAGGCGTATTAGCGATTTTAATATTTGTTGTTAAAAACGCACAAAAAGTCGTAGATATTATTACACAAATTTTAGGTGTACTCATGATTGCCATTGTTGCTTATGTAATGGTATTAACGAAACCACCAGTTGTCGAAGCGGCACAAAAAATGATTGTACCTGATGATATTAGTAAACTCATTGTACCAATCATTACTTTAGTAGGTGGAACTGTTGGTGGTTATATTACATTTGCAGGTGCACATAGATTGTTAGAAGCAGGTATAACTGGAAAAGGCTATATACAATTTGTAAATAGAGCTTCTATTTCAGGTATTTTAACAACGGGTATAATGAGAACATTTTTATTCTTAGCAGTACTTGGTGTTGTTGTTACGGGATTCGCTTTAAATCCAGAAAATCCACCAGCATCTGTATTTGAACATGTATTAGGACCTGTTGGTAAACAAGTATTCGGTGTTGTATTATTTGCAGCAGCATTATCATCAGTAATTGGCTGTGCATACACTAGTACAACATTTATTCAATCATTGCATCCATCTATTAAAAATCATAGAAACTTAGTTATTATTATTTTCATAGTCGTTTCATCTATTATATTCTTAACAATTGGTAAGCCGGTTAAATTATTAATTATTGCTGGTGCATTGAACGGTTTGATTTTACCAGTAACTTTAGGAACAATTTTAATTGCTTCTAAGAAGAAAAGTATCGTTGGTGACTATAAACACCCAACTTGGATGATTGTACTTGGTGTTGTTGCTGTTCTTACAACAATAATAGCAGGGGTATTATCATTACAAGGCTTACAAAGTTTGTGGAATAGTTAA
- the yhbY gene encoding ribosome assembly RNA-binding protein YhbY: MLTGKQKRYLRKEAHHLDPIFQIGKGGLNDNMIEQVQDVLEKRELIKIHILQNNMDDHKEVAESIAEQAGAELVQLIGNIIVLYKESKDNKRLELP, from the coding sequence ATGTTAACAGGTAAACAAAAGAGATATTTAAGAAAAGAAGCGCACCATTTAGATCCAATTTTCCAAATTGGTAAAGGCGGATTAAATGACAATATGATAGAACAAGTGCAAGACGTACTTGAAAAAAGAGAATTGATCAAAATTCATATCTTACAAAACAATATGGATGATCATAAAGAAGTAGCTGAATCAATCGCTGAACAAGCAGGTGCTGAACTCGTACAACTTATCGGTAATATTATTGTCTTATATAAAGAATCTAAAGATAATAAAAGATTAGAACTACCATAA
- a CDS encoding YqeG family HAD IIIA-type phosphatase — translation MGLFTKYFLPNEYVQSVFNIEPEHLKSKNIKAIITDLDNTLVGWDVKNPTDEVRNWFENMKDNGITVTIVSNNNQERVASFSSSLNIDYIFKARKPRGKAFRQAAKLMNVNKSEVVVIGDQMLTDVFGGNRNGLYTIMVVPVKKTDGFVTKFNRLIERRFLNYFKRKGLINWEE, via the coding sequence ATGGGATTATTTACAAAATATTTTTTACCAAATGAATATGTTCAATCAGTATTTAATATCGAACCTGAACATTTAAAATCAAAAAATATAAAAGCAATTATCACAGACTTAGATAATACATTAGTAGGTTGGGATGTTAAAAATCCAACTGATGAAGTGAGAAATTGGTTTGAAAATATGAAAGATAATGGTATAACAGTTACGATTGTTTCTAATAATAATCAAGAACGTGTTGCGTCATTTTCATCAAGTTTAAATATTGATTATATTTTTAAAGCACGTAAACCACGTGGTAAAGCTTTTAGACAAGCAGCTAAATTAATGAACGTCAATAAGTCTGAAGTAGTTGTTATTGGTGATCAAATGTTAACAGATGTGTTTGGTGGAAATAGAAACGGATTATATACAATTATGGTCGTACCTGTGAAAAAGACAGATGGTTTCGTTACGAAATTCAATCGATTAATAGAAAGAAGATTTTTAAATTACTTTAAGAGAAAAGGTTTAATTAACTGGGAGGAATAA
- the aroE gene encoding shikimate dehydrogenase encodes MKFGVIGHPINHSLSPIMHEANFDALGREDEYGALDIPPEQFKHIKEIINEKALNGFNITIPHKESILPYLDEISSNAKHIGAVNTVLIQDNKWIGYNTDGIGFVKGLIEHYGSIQDRKILVLGAGGASKGIVSEMQKFTNHKITVANRTMSRFDNWQIAINTISLTDVQSILHTFDIIINTTPVGMNTQHSEFIIPVEKISKSSLVCDIIYIPDKTPLLQACEQTGIAIYNGLDMFVYQGAESFKIWTGQEAHIESMRNKVQEELKRRSLC; translated from the coding sequence ATGAAGTTTGGAGTTATCGGACATCCTATTAACCATTCGCTTTCACCGATTATGCACGAAGCAAATTTTGACGCATTAGGTAGGGAAGATGAATATGGTGCTTTAGATATTCCACCAGAACAATTTAAACATATTAAAGAAATAATAAATGAAAAAGCTTTAAACGGCTTTAATATTACAATACCTCATAAAGAATCCATCTTACCTTATTTAGATGAAATATCTTCAAATGCTAAGCATATTGGTGCTGTTAACACCGTTCTAATACAAGATAATAAATGGATTGGTTATAATACGGATGGCATTGGTTTTGTTAAAGGTTTAATTGAACATTATGGTAGTATTCAAGATCGTAAAATTTTAGTGCTCGGTGCTGGTGGTGCGAGTAAAGGTATTGTTTCCGAAATGCAGAAGTTCACGAATCATAAAATAACAGTAGCAAATAGAACGATGTCTAGATTTGATAATTGGCAAATTGCTATAAATACAATAAGTCTTACAGATGTTCAATCTATTCTTCATACATTTGATATTATTATTAATACGACACCGGTAGGCATGAATACTCAACATAGTGAATTCATTATTCCTGTGGAGAAAATAAGTAAAAGTAGTTTAGTCTGTGATATTATCTATATTCCTGACAAGACACCGTTACTGCAAGCATGTGAGCAAACAGGTATTGCAATATATAATGGATTAGATATGTTCGTTTATCAAGGCGCAGAAAGTTTTAAAATTTGGACGGGACAAGAAGCCCATATAGAATCAATGAGAAATAAAGTACAAGAGGAACTTAAAAGGAGATCATTATGTTAA
- the accC gene encoding acetyl-CoA carboxylase biotin carboxylase subunit, whose protein sequence is MKRLLIANRGEIAVRIIRTCRMMNITTIAIYSKADKDSLHVQLADEAICIGPSQSSDSYLDIERILEACKMSKADAIHPGYGFLSESTTFRKRVDEENIIFVGPSYNTMDLMGDKIKARETMYNANVPIIPGSIGEVKTVQEAEEVAEKVGYPFVLKAASGGGGKGIRIVQEPDQLEQFFKEAQSEGEKYFGDKRVYIETFIDEARHVEVQILASKHGEAIHLGERDCSIQRKNQKLIEEAPCAALDQETRDSLHADAVKAAKACNYESAGTIEFLLTDDGYYFLEMNTRIQVEHTVTELLTGVDLIKQQILVANGEKLSINQEDIHFDGHVIECRINAENPEKQFRPAAGVVQALHLPNGFNTRVDSMLYDGYQIPPYYDSLVAKILVKGEDRLEAIEKMKGTLEETVIDGFPTTLDFLYRVLSYEPYIKNDITIKFLHEHKIV, encoded by the coding sequence ATTAAGCGTTTACTGATTGCAAACAGAGGCGAGATTGCGGTAAGAATCATTAGAACATGTAGAATGATGAATATCACAACAATCGCAATATATTCCAAAGCAGATAAAGATAGTTTACATGTGCAATTAGCAGATGAAGCCATTTGTATTGGACCAAGTCAATCAAGTGATAGTTATTTAGATATTGAACGCATTTTAGAAGCTTGTAAGATGAGTAAAGCAGATGCGATTCATCCTGGTTATGGATTTTTATCAGAATCCACGACTTTTAGAAAAAGAGTGGATGAAGAAAATATTATCTTTGTTGGTCCTAGTTATAACACGATGGATTTAATGGGAGATAAAATAAAAGCAAGAGAAACGATGTACAACGCGAACGTACCTATTATTCCTGGGTCTATTGGAGAAGTAAAGACAGTTCAAGAAGCAGAAGAAGTTGCTGAAAAAGTAGGCTATCCATTTGTGTTAAAAGCTGCTAGTGGCGGTGGTGGTAAAGGGATTCGAATCGTACAAGAACCTGACCAACTTGAACAATTCTTTAAAGAGGCTCAATCTGAAGGCGAAAAATACTTTGGAGATAAACGTGTGTATATTGAAACATTCATTGATGAAGCTAGACATGTGGAAGTTCAAATACTCGCGAGTAAACATGGAGAAGCGATTCATCTCGGTGAACGTGATTGTTCAATTCAAAGAAAGAACCAAAAGTTAATCGAAGAAGCACCTTGTGCAGCACTCGATCAAGAAACAAGAGATTCACTTCATGCAGATGCTGTTAAAGCTGCTAAAGCTTGTAATTATGAAAGTGCTGGAACAATTGAATTTTTACTGACTGATGACGGCTATTATTTCTTAGAAATGAATACACGTATTCAAGTTGAGCATACAGTCACAGAATTATTAACAGGTGTCGATTTAATAAAGCAACAAATATTAGTAGCTAATGGTGAGAAGTTATCTATTAATCAAGAGGATATCCATTTTGATGGACATGTGATTGAATGTCGTATTAATGCTGAAAATCCAGAAAAACAATTCCGCCCAGCAGCAGGTGTAGTTCAAGCATTACATTTACCTAATGGATTTAATACGAGAGTAGACAGTATGTTATATGATGGTTATCAAATTCCACCTTACTATGATTCATTAGTCGCAAAAATACTTGTTAAAGGTGAAGATAGACTTGAAGCAATTGAAAAAATGAAAGGTACGTTAGAAGAAACGGTCATTGACGGTTTTCCGACAACGTTAGACTTTTTATATCGCGTATTGAGCTATGAACCATATATTAAAAATGATATAACAATTAAGTTTCTACATGAACATAAAATCGTTTAA
- a CDS encoding 5'-methylthioadenosine/adenosylhomocysteine nucleosidase, which produces MIGIIGAMEEEVEILKSSIENRETIQIAHVIFYKGNIEDKQVVLAQSGIGKVNAAITATLLINEFKPDLIINTGSAGSVDSELNIGDIIISNKVYYHDVNATAFGYKLGQVPSMPEFYETDKALIDLAKSSIEQLDLNGIVGEVATGDSFIGSIDQRKVIKSNFPTASVVEMEAGAIAQTCYQCNVPIIVTRAVSDLADKESDVTFEEFLKVACVNSSKIVKLLLNRVA; this is translated from the coding sequence ATGATTGGTATTATTGGAGCAATGGAAGAAGAAGTAGAAATATTAAAGTCATCTATTGAAAATAGAGAAACAATCCAAATTGCACATGTTATTTTTTATAAAGGTAATATAGAAGATAAACAAGTTGTATTAGCACAAAGTGGTATTGGTAAAGTAAATGCTGCAATTACAGCAACATTACTTATCAATGAATTTAAACCAGATTTAATCATTAATACAGGGTCAGCAGGTTCTGTTGATAGCGAATTAAATATTGGTGATATCATTATTAGTAATAAAGTTTATTATCATGATGTTAATGCAACAGCATTTGGCTATAAATTGGGACAAGTACCAAGTATGCCAGAATTTTATGAAACTGATAAAGCATTAATTGACTTAGCGAAATCATCAATAGAACAACTTGATTTAAATGGTATTGTGGGTGAAGTTGCTACAGGTGATAGTTTCATAGGCTCAATTGATCAGCGTAAAGTGATTAAATCTAACTTTCCTACTGCGAGTGTAGTAGAGATGGAAGCTGGTGCAATTGCGCAAACTTGTTACCAATGTAATGTGCCTATTATTGTTACGAGAGCTGTTTCAGATTTAGCAGATAAAGAATCTGATGTTACTTTTGAAGAATTTTTAAAAGTAGCTTGCGTCAATTCTAGTAAAATTGTAAAATTATTATTAAATAGAGTGGCATAA
- the yqeH gene encoding ribosome biogenesis GTPase YqeH — protein sequence MTEFAKCIGCGATLQSENPNEAGYVPQSSLNKEDVICKRCFRLKNYNEVQDVDLTSEDFLNMLKSLHNEDGLIVNVVDVFDLEGSMIHRLKDIVGKKKVVLVANKMDILPKAINKRRVEIWLRNRAKDFGLNPDEVVLISAYKNQGIDDLLSTIEKVRDGKDVYVVGTTNVGKSTLINRLIEKSVGEKEVITTSHFPGTTLDMIDIPLDDDSYMFDTPGIIQSHQMTHYVTDKELKVVMPKKEIKPKVYQLNEEQSLFLGGLVRVDYVSGGRRSLTCFVSNDLNIHRTKLSNADDLWKRQIGELLKPPYDPSNFNFDNLKTTKITTESERKDVMISGLGFVTVDAGAEIHVTAPKEVEVTLRTSIL from the coding sequence TTGACAGAGTTTGCTAAATGTATTGGTTGTGGTGCAACACTTCAATCTGAAAATCCGAATGAAGCTGGATACGTTCCACAATCAAGTTTGAATAAAGAAGATGTCATTTGTAAAAGATGTTTTAGACTTAAAAATTATAACGAAGTCCAAGATGTTGATTTAACAAGTGAAGATTTTCTAAATATGTTGAAATCTCTTCACAATGAAGATGGTCTAATCGTCAATGTTGTGGATGTATTTGATTTAGAAGGTTCAATGATACATCGCTTAAAAGATATAGTAGGTAAGAAAAAAGTTGTACTTGTTGCGAACAAAATGGATATCTTACCTAAAGCCATTAATAAAAGAAGAGTCGAAATTTGGTTAAGAAATCGTGCGAAAGATTTTGGACTTAATCCTGACGAAGTTGTACTGATTTCTGCATATAAAAATCAAGGAATTGATGATTTACTATCAACTATCGAGAAAGTAAGAGATGGTAAAGATGTTTATGTAGTGGGTACAACAAACGTAGGTAAATCTACATTAATCAATAGATTGATTGAAAAGAGTGTCGGTGAAAAAGAAGTAATTACAACAAGTCATTTTCCTGGTACAACATTAGATATGATTGATATACCATTAGATGATGATTCATATATGTTTGATACACCTGGTATTATTCAAAGTCATCAAATGACGCATTACGTTACTGATAAAGAATTAAAAGTTGTAATGCCTAAAAAAGAAATTAAGCCAAAAGTGTATCAATTAAACGAAGAACAAAGCTTATTTTTAGGTGGATTAGTTAGAGTAGATTATGTAAGTGGCGGTAGACGTTCTTTAACATGTTTTGTATCAAACGACTTAAACATTCATAGAACAAAGTTATCAAACGCTGATGATTTATGGAAACGTCAAATTGGTGAACTGCTTAAACCACCATATGACCCATCAAACTTTAACTTCGACAACTTAAAAACAACTAAGATTACAACCGAATCTGAAAGAAAAGATGTTATGATTTCAGGATTAGGATTTGTAACTGTAGATGCTGGGGCAGAAATACATGTTACGGCACCTAAAGAAGTCGAAGTTACATTAAGAACATCTATTTTATAA
- the pxpA gene encoding 5-oxoprolinase subunit PxpA: MVQVDLNCDLGESFGNYKLGNDESILPLITSANVACGFHAGDQHVMNETVKLAVQHDVHIGAHPGFQDLIGFGRRNIDVTPEEVYDLIIYQLGALSGFCKIHETKIHHVKPHGALYQMGAKNPEIADAIVKAVKDFDDQLLFVGLSNSELIESCKRHNLTYKSEVFADRAYEDNGQLVSRKKEGALIKDTNQAVAQVIKMVKESKVITINGNEIPIEADTICVHGDGQHALDFVQEIIRQFKAEGIEISAMK, translated from the coding sequence GTGGTACAAGTTGATTTGAATTGTGATTTAGGAGAAAGCTTTGGTAACTATAAACTTGGAAATGATGAAAGTATATTACCTTTAATCACTTCTGCAAATGTGGCTTGTGGTTTTCATGCAGGAGATCAACACGTTATGAATGAAACAGTTAAATTGGCGGTTCAACATGATGTACATATTGGTGCTCATCCAGGATTTCAAGATTTAATTGGATTTGGGCGTAGAAATATAGATGTTACACCGGAAGAAGTTTATGATTTAATCATTTATCAATTAGGTGCATTATCTGGATTTTGTAAAATACACGAAACAAAAATTCACCATGTTAAACCGCATGGCGCGTTGTATCAAATGGGTGCTAAAAATCCAGAAATTGCCGATGCAATTGTTAAAGCAGTGAAAGATTTTGATGATCAATTATTATTTGTTGGTTTATCTAACAGTGAATTAATCGAATCATGTAAACGTCATAATTTAACATATAAGAGTGAAGTATTTGCTGATCGTGCATACGAGGATAATGGCCAATTAGTATCTAGGAAAAAAGAAGGTGCGCTTATTAAAGATACAAACCAAGCTGTCGCACAAGTAATTAAAATGGTTAAAGAATCTAAAGTTATCACGATAAATGGAAATGAAATTCCGATTGAAGCAGATACAATCTGTGTACATGGAGACGGACAACATGCTTTAGATTTTGTTCAAGAAATTATTCGACAGTTTAAAGCTGAAGGCATAGAAATTAGTGCAATGAAATAG
- a CDS encoding class I SAM-dependent DNA methyltransferase, with product MAYNRMSHYYDLLTEDQPYDKWKDIVGHYVTGNDNDILDIGCGTGRLTEQLLEYGRVSGLDLSEDMLEVAESRNPNVNWYCQDMRDLDLPQSYNLITIFCDSLNYITDPEEVLQVFNYVNEFLNDGGLLIFDVHSLYKMNHQFNNRNYIDETEQLTLAWQAIAGEEPNSVFHQMSFFIEREDGLYERFDEEHYQVTYEIDLYKQLLDFAGFKVENIFTDFNIDQFDENGDRHFIVARK from the coding sequence ATGGCATACAATCGTATGAGTCATTATTATGACCTTCTAACTGAAGATCAACCATATGATAAATGGAAAGACATTGTCGGTCATTATGTTACAGGTAATGATAACGATATTTTGGATATTGGTTGTGGGACAGGACGCTTAACAGAGCAATTATTAGAATATGGTCGCGTAAGTGGTCTTGATTTAAGTGAAGATATGTTAGAAGTAGCTGAAAGTCGTAATCCTAATGTTAATTGGTATTGCCAAGATATGAGAGATCTAGACTTACCGCAAAGTTACAATTTGATTACAATTTTTTGTGACAGCTTGAACTATATAACAGACCCTGAAGAAGTTCTTCAAGTATTTAACTATGTAAATGAATTTTTAAATGATGGTGGGTTGCTTATATTTGATGTGCATTCACTATATAAGATGAATCACCAATTTAATAACCGTAACTATATTGATGAAACTGAACAATTAACATTAGCATGGCAAGCAATTGCAGGTGAAGAACCTAATAGTGTATTTCATCAAATGTCATTTTTCATCGAAAGAGAAGATGGACTTTACGAACGATTCGATGAAGAACATTATCAAGTCACATATGAAATCGACCTTTATAAACAACTTTTAGACTTTGCTGGATTTAAAGTCGAAAATATATTTACTGATTTCAATATTGATCAATTTGATGAAAATGGCGATAGACATTTTATAGTTGCACGTAAGTAA
- the nadD gene encoding nicotinate (nicotinamide) nucleotide adenylyltransferase yields MIYGGQFNPIHIGHMLVASEAYQFVQPDKFIFLPSYQSPLKEHNESYLIESERVKMLELAIEDLQFGEVDERELNRKGTSYTFDTIKEFKQEFPDYQIYFVIGSDQYEKLHKWRNIAELKELLTFVVVNREVDKQDVKEGMLALHIPRIDVSSTDIRNRCKNRQSIKMLVTPRIERYIKRGRLYEN; encoded by the coding sequence ATGATCTATGGAGGTCAATTTAATCCAATTCATATTGGACATATGTTAGTTGCGAGTGAAGCATATCAATTTGTTCAACCTGATAAATTCATTTTCTTACCAAGTTATCAATCACCACTTAAAGAACATAACGAATCTTATTTAATAGAATCAGAACGTGTAAAAATGTTAGAATTAGCTATTGAAGATTTGCAATTCGGTGAAGTTGATGAGAGAGAGCTTAATAGAAAAGGTACGAGTTACACATTTGATACGATTAAAGAATTTAAACAAGAATTTCCTGATTATCAAATATATTTTGTAATCGGTTCAGATCAATACGAGAAATTGCATAAATGGAGAAACATTGCAGAATTGAAAGAATTATTAACATTTGTCGTTGTTAATAGAGAAGTTGATAAACAAGATGTAAAAGAAGGGATGTTAGCATTGCACATTCCTAGAATTGATGTAAGCTCAACAGACATTCGCAATAGATGTAAAAATCGTCAATCTATAAAGATGCTCGTTACGCCACGAATTGAAAGATATATCAAAAGGGGACGATTGTATGAAAATTAA
- a CDS encoding acetyl-CoA carboxylase biotin carboxyl carrier protein: MNIEKIEELIKLMKQNQVNYMKYKDEMVEVELDLKSTSNNVTTTPVNKVEESSTSSNQEEQLNTIEAEILGTFYLQDEETLQNPLVKVGDEVKKGQVVGYIESMKVLNEVISEYDGIVNDIQINHGDPVEYGQTIITLK; encoded by the coding sequence ATGAATATAGAAAAGATAGAAGAACTTATTAAACTCATGAAACAAAATCAAGTAAATTATATGAAATATAAAGATGAAATGGTCGAAGTTGAGTTAGATTTAAAATCAACTTCAAATAACGTGACTACAACGCCAGTCAATAAAGTTGAAGAAAGCTCGACATCTTCAAATCAAGAAGAACAATTAAATACAATTGAAGCGGAAATTCTTGGAACATTTTATTTACAAGATGAAGAAACTTTACAAAATCCACTTGTCAAAGTTGGGGATGAAGTTAAAAAAGGTCAAGTTGTCGGTTATATCGAATCAATGAAAGTACTCAATGAAGTTATAAGTGAGTATGACGGTATCGTTAATGATATACAAATTAATCATGGGGATCCTGTTGAATACGGACAAACGATTATCACATTGAAATAA
- the yqeK gene encoding bis(5'-nucleosyl)-tetraphosphatase (symmetrical) YqeK yields the protein MKIKKAVKLVEETLPSKRYNHSMRVAETGKKMAEIFDGDMKKVELAGILHDLCKYEELSALYQSVTQYDLGQDLLSYGSEILHGPVAAARLKDQYDINDEDIYYAIYSHTTGRAQMNKTEKIIFIADYIEPKRTTPGVDEIRDIVFKERNLDKAVYEISKRTVLHLINKDKTVHLKTIECLNYYNMHSEQ from the coding sequence ATGAAAATTAAAAAAGCAGTCAAATTGGTTGAAGAAACATTACCATCAAAAAGATATAATCACTCTATGAGAGTAGCCGAAACAGGTAAGAAAATGGCAGAAATCTTTGATGGTGATATGAAAAAAGTTGAATTAGCAGGTATACTGCATGATTTATGTAAATATGAAGAACTTTCAGCGTTATACCAAAGTGTAACGCAATATGATCTAGGGCAAGATTTATTAAGTTATGGCTCAGAAATACTACATGGACCAGTTGCTGCTGCAAGGCTTAAAGATCAATATGATATAAATGACGAAGATATTTATTATGCTATATATAGTCATACGACTGGTAGAGCACAAATGAATAAGACTGAAAAAATAATTTTTATTGCTGACTATATTGAACCTAAAAGAACAACTCCAGGTGTAGATGAAATTAGAGATATTGTCTTTAAAGAACGCAACTTGGATAAAGCAGTATATGAAATATCAAAACGTACAGTGTTACACTTAATTAATAAGGATAAAACAGTACATTTAAAAACTATAGAATGCTTAAATTATTATAATATGCATTCAGAACAATAA
- a CDS encoding 5-oxoprolinase subunit C family protein, producing MKCIKLGLFTTVQDIGRSKFEKDGFSEAGVMNQYLYSIANALVDNDNAPVLEVTLNGPTLKFEEPNIVASVAYAADIQLDDAPISVNTAIYVEKGQVLNIKSISSGARGYLAFHKSLNIEPILDSVSTHTRSGIGGMNGRTLNRNDVLKFKDKTINHDIIGNTFNINQLEDANIIPIMEGLQFDEFTSEAHDQLVNQSYTISEMSDRMGYRLNGDEPLEHKHNADIISEPIAPGSVQVPINGQPIILLNDRQTIGGYTKIATVSFIGREKLSQLKANDSITFKWISFEDATVEYQTYNKQIEADIDDIKLKKYKDLSNIRPKSKKIAKLIKGNQS from the coding sequence GTTATGAATCAATATTTATACAGTATCGCAAATGCTTTAGTGGATAATGACAATGCACCAGTATTAGAAGTGACATTAAATGGACCTACATTGAAATTTGAAGAACCGAATATTGTCGCATCTGTTGCGTATGCTGCAGATATACAGCTTGATGATGCACCGATATCAGTTAATACAGCAATTTATGTAGAAAAAGGGCAAGTGCTCAATATCAAGTCTATTTCATCTGGGGCAAGAGGCTATTTAGCTTTTCATAAATCTTTAAATATTGAACCGATATTAGACAGTGTATCGACACATACTAGAAGTGGTATAGGTGGCATGAATGGAAGAACATTAAACAGAAATGATGTTTTGAAATTCAAAGATAAAACTATAAACCATGACATAATTGGTAATACGTTTAATATTAATCAATTAGAAGATGCAAACATCATTCCAATTATGGAAGGGCTACAATTTGATGAATTTACATCAGAAGCACATGACCAACTTGTTAATCAATCATATACAATATCAGAAATGTCAGATCGTATGGGTTATCGATTAAATGGGGATGAACCACTTGAACATAAGCACAACGCAGACATTATTTCTGAACCGATTGCACCAGGTAGTGTACAAGTTCCTATTAATGGTCAACCGATTATATTGCTTAATGATCGTCAGACGATAGGTGGTTATACAAAGATTGCTACAGTTAGTTTTATAGGTAGAGAAAAGCTCTCTCAATTAAAAGCAAATGACAGTATTACTTTTAAATGGATTTCGTTTGAAGATGCCACGGTTGAATATCAAACATATAATAAACAAATAGAAGCAGATATAGATGATATTAAACTGAAAAAATATAAAGATTTAAGCAATATTCGTCCTAAATCTAAAAAAATAGCAAAACTTATAAAGGGGAATCAGTCATGA
- the rsfS gene encoding ribosome silencing factor has product MNSNDLMKQTLLACDDKRAEDIIAIDMKGISDIADYFVVCHGNSDKQVQAIARNVKDEAEINDVLVKRLEGFNEARWVLIDLGDVVVHVFHREERDYYDLERLYKDAPIITLNEVAQ; this is encoded by the coding sequence ATGAATTCAAATGATTTAATGAAACAAACGTTACTAGCATGTGATGATAAACGTGCTGAAGATATTATTGCAATTGATATGAAAGGTATTAGCGATATAGCTGATTATTTTGTTGTATGTCATGGTAACAGTGACAAGCAAGTTCAAGCTATTGCAAGAAATGTTAAAGATGAAGCGGAAATTAATGATGTATTAGTGAAAAGACTAGAAGGCTTTAATGAAGCAAGATGGGTATTAATTGATTTAGGCGATGTTGTTGTACACGTATTCCATAGAGAAGAACGTGATTACTACGATTTAGAAAGATTATATAAAGATGCACCAATTATTACACTAAATGAGGTAGCACAATAA